A stretch of Brassica napus cultivar Da-Ae chromosome C6, Da-Ae, whole genome shotgun sequence DNA encodes these proteins:
- the LOC106415819 gene encoding caffeoylshikimate esterase translates to MSSEAEKSNNSAPATPPPYFWGDMPEEEYYTSQGVRNTKSYFETPNGKLFTQSFLPLDGEIKGTVYMSHGYGSDTSWMFQKICMSFCNWGYAVFAADLLGHGRSDGIRCYLGDMEKVAATSLCFFKHVRDSEPYKHLPAFLFGESMGGLATLLMYFQSEPDTWTGLIFSAPLFVIPEDMKPSKTHLFAYGLLFGLADTWAAMPDNKMVGKAIHDPEKLKIIAANPQRYTGKPRVGTMRELLRKTLYVQENFGRVTAPFLTVHGTADGVTCPSSSKLLYEKASSDDKTLKLYDGMYHSLIQGEPDENVAIVLKDMREWIDERVERYGSK, encoded by the exons ATGTCATCTGAGGCGGAGAAGTCAAACAATTCAGCTCCGGCGACACCGCCGCCGTATTTCTGGGGAGACATGCCGGAGGAAGAGTACTACACTTCCCAAGGCGTGCGTAACACCAAATCCTACTTCGAAACACCCAACGGCAAGCTCTTCACGCAGAGCTTTCTTCCCTTAGATGGTGAGATCAAAGGGACGGTGTACATGTCTCACGGGTACGGATCCGACACGAGCTGGATGTTCCAGAAGATCTGCATGAGCTTCTGCAATTGGGGCTACGCTGTTTTCGCCGCCGATCTTCTTGGTCACGGCCGTTCCGATGGCATCCGCTGCTACTTGG GTGATATGGAGAAAGTTGCAGCAACATCATTGTGTTTCTTTAAGCATGTTCGTGACAGTGAACCGTATAAGCATCTTCCTGCTTTCCTCTTTGGTGAATCTATGGGAGGTCTTGCCACACTTCTCATGTACTTTCAATCCGAACCTGATACTTGGACCGGTTTGATCTTTTCCGCTCCTCTCTTTGTTATCCCGGAGGATATGAAGCCAAGCAAGACTCACCTTTTCGCCTACGGTCTCCTCTTTGGCTTGGCTGATACGTGGGCTGCAATGCCGGATAATAAGATGGTTGGGAAGGCAATCCATGATCCGGAAAAGCTCAAGATCATTGCAGCTAACCCACAAAG GTACACGGGGAAGCCTAGAGTGGGAACAATGAGAGAGTTACTGAGGAAGACACTATACGTGCAGGAAAATTTCGGGAGAGTAACTGCTCCGTTTCTGACGGTGCACGGGACAGCTGATGGAGTGACGTGTCCTTCATCATCGAAGCTACTATATGAGAAGGCATCGAGTGATGATAAAACACTGAAGCTTTATGATGGGATGTACCATTCATTGATTCAAGGAGAGCCAGATGAGAATGTTGCTATTGTGTTGAAGGATATGAGAGAGTGGATTGATGAGAGGGTTGAGAGGTATGGATCTAAGTAA